The proteins below come from a single Ruegeria sp. THAF33 genomic window:
- a CDS encoding Lrp/AsnC family transcriptional regulator has product MSVRIDDTDRKILAELQRDAGQSLDEIAARVGSSKTPVWNRIRKLKGAGIIGQQTVLLDAEALGFEATFFVLIRTSEHEADWQRKFLKALKDHPEVQEAHRLAGDIDYILKVRVKNARAYDQFYQSLISEVRVHNVTALLSMEEIKSTTMLPLNALAEGA; this is encoded by the coding sequence ATGTCGGTGCGGATAGATGACACGGATCGAAAAATTCTGGCCGAGCTGCAACGGGACGCAGGCCAATCATTGGACGAAATTGCGGCTCGGGTCGGCAGTTCAAAGACGCCTGTCTGGAATCGCATTCGCAAGCTCAAGGGGGCGGGAATCATCGGCCAGCAAACGGTGCTGCTGGATGCCGAGGCACTTGGGTTCGAAGCCACCTTTTTTGTTTTGATCCGCACCTCGGAACATGAGGCGGACTGGCAACGTAAATTCCTGAAAGCATTGAAGGATCACCCCGAAGTGCAAGAGGCGCACCGGTTGGCGGGTGATATCGACTATATCCTGAAAGTCCGGGTCAAGAACGCACGTGCCTATGATCAGTTCTATCAGTCGCTCATCTCGGAGGTGCGTGTGCACAATGTCACGGCGTTGTTGTCCATGGAAGAGATCAAGTCCACGACGATGCTGCCGCTGAATGCGTTGGCAGAGGGGGCTTAG
- a CDS encoding cytochrome P450, which yields MKSFSQSPTDPGFVQNPYPFYDKARGSGDLFYWQDYGVVAAVSNRAVRTLFRDRRFGREVPPELAEQGPAHLAPWLAIEAHSLLEAEPPRHTRLRSLVMRAFTSRAISALQPSIEDLCHGLIKDFPRNTFDLLEAYCTQVPVVTICRLLGVPEAMAPDLLQWSHDMVAMYQANRTQDTEDRAAKSSREFTEFLKEYIELRRNDPRDDLITRLISAEEEGQKLSLDELVATCILLLNAGHEATVHSLGNGVKTLLQTRTAPDALAPDGLDATIEEILRYDPPLHMFTRYAYEDVDLFGHSFKRGDQVALLLGAANRDPAVWAEPHTFQPSRPIEVNTSFGGGIHFCVGAPLARLEMRIALPILFESCPNLKLAAPPLFSDSYHFHGLNQLLVRR from the coding sequence ATGAAGTCTTTTTCGCAATCACCGACAGACCCGGGTTTCGTCCAAAACCCCTACCCGTTCTACGACAAGGCGCGAGGCTCGGGCGATCTGTTCTATTGGCAGGACTATGGTGTGGTCGCCGCGGTTTCAAACCGCGCGGTTCGCACCCTATTTCGGGACCGCAGATTTGGCCGCGAGGTACCGCCCGAACTGGCAGAGCAAGGTCCCGCCCATCTGGCGCCCTGGCTGGCCATCGAGGCCCATTCACTGCTTGAGGCAGAACCGCCAAGGCACACACGCCTTCGATCATTGGTGATGCGCGCCTTCACGTCACGGGCGATTTCTGCGCTGCAACCTTCCATCGAAGATCTGTGCCACGGCCTGATCAAGGACTTCCCTCGGAACACGTTCGACCTGTTGGAAGCCTATTGCACTCAGGTTCCGGTGGTCACGATCTGCCGGCTTCTGGGCGTCCCCGAAGCCATGGCGCCCGATCTGTTGCAGTGGTCTCACGATATGGTTGCCATGTATCAGGCCAATCGCACGCAGGACACCGAAGACAGGGCCGCCAAATCATCTCGGGAATTCACCGAATTCCTGAAGGAATACATAGAGCTGCGGCGCAATGATCCACGGGACGACCTGATAACCCGGTTGATAAGCGCCGAGGAAGAAGGCCAGAAACTGTCACTGGACGAGCTGGTTGCCACCTGCATCCTGCTGCTCAACGCAGGCCATGAGGCTACCGTGCATTCACTGGGGAACGGGGTGAAAACCCTGTTGCAGACCCGTACCGCCCCCGACGCCCTGGCACCGGATGGACTCGACGCAACCATCGAAGAAATCCTGCGCTATGATCCGCCTTTGCACATGTTCACACGCTACGCGTATGAGGACGTGGACCTGTTCGGCCATTCATTCAAACGTGGCGATCAAGTGGCACTGTTGCTTGGCGCGGCCAACCGCGACCCCGCTGTCTGGGCTGAACCGCACACGTTTCAGCCGAGCCGTCCGATTGAAGTCAACACAAGCTTTGGGGGCGGAATTCATTTCTGCGTTGGCGCACCTCTGGCGCGTCTGGAAATGCGCATTGCTTTGCCGATCCTGTTCGAAAGCTGTCCAAACCTGAAACTGGCTGCGCCGCCGCTTTTCTCGGACAGCTATCACTTTCACGGGCTGAATCAGCTGCTGGTCAGACGTTAG